One window of the Eucalyptus grandis isolate ANBG69807.140 chromosome 8, ASM1654582v1, whole genome shotgun sequence genome contains the following:
- the LOC120287642 gene encoding phosphopantothenoylcysteine decarboxylase subunit VHS3-like has product MGTTTEVGAAALGLGATLARLVLTCAGEALVSLVVVNLVNGQLFGAPQKENGVNPDESHTQTKPTDAGEDDDDNGGDDDDDGDGGFGEGEEEVSSEGGEEFSKTPNSNNGSSKKGAESGAGGGEENGEEEEDDEDGENPEGDDDDDDDDDDDDEDEDGREEEEEEEVVEEEEKEEEEEDEDEDEDEEALQPPKKRKK; this is encoded by the exons ATGGGAACCACCACCGAGGTCGGGGCTGCTGCTCTCGGGCTcggggcgaccctcgcccgcctCGTGCTAACGTGCGCCGGGGAGGCGCTCGTTAGCCTCGTCGTGGTCAACTTGGTCAACGGCCAGCTTTTCGGAGCTCCCCAG AAGGAGAACGGGGTTAATCCTGATGAAAGCCACACCCAGACCAAGCCAACTGATGCcggggaagatgatgatgacaatggcggtgacgatgacgatgatggGGATGGCGGGTTTGGGGAAGGTGAAGAGGAAGTATCATCTGAAGGTGGAGAGGAGTTCAGTAAAACCCCTAACAGCAATAATGGTAGCTCGAAGAAGGGAGCAGAAAGCGGCGCTGGTGGGGGTGAAGAGAAtggggaagaggaggaggacgaTGAAGATGGTGAAAACCCAGAAGgagatgacgatgacgatgacgacgacgatgatgacgatgaagatgaggatggccgagaggaggaggaggaggaagaagttgttgaggaagaagagaaggaagaagaagaagaagacgaagacgaagatgaagatgaggaggcCCTCCAGCCtccgaagaagaggaagaagtga
- the LOC104415815 gene encoding transcription factor TGA4 isoform X2: protein MNSTTTQFVSSRRMGMYDPIHQIGMWDENFKQNGNPNAPPALIIPMHANLDNQSEDTSHGSQDTAGKYEQETSKPYDKVQRRLAQNREAARKSRLRKKAYVQQLEASRLKLVQLEQEVDRARQQGVYMASGVDSAYPGYGGCLNSGIVAFEMEYGHWIDEQNRQICELRAALNDHRTDVELRILVESGMNHYLELFRMKAVASKADVFYVMSGMWRTSSERFFLWIGGFRPSELLKVLMPQLDPLSDQQWAFVSNLRQACQQAEDALKQGLDKLQLNLAEAVASGHLGEGNYIPQVATALEKLEALVSFVNQTIYDRRRCCRCPTT from the exons ATGAATTCGACAACCACTCAGTTTGTGTCCTCTAGAAGGATGGGGATGTATGACCCGATTCACCAAATTGGAATGTGGGACGAGAACTTCAAGCAGAATGGAAATCCTAATGCGCCGCCAGCTCTGATCATACCTATGCACGCGAATTTGGACAACCAG TCGGAGGATACTTCTCATGGATCACAGGATACTGCTGGCAAGTATGAGCAAGAAACATCGAAACCTTATGATAAG GTGCAAAGACGTCTTGCCCAAAACCGTGAGGCTGCGCGCAAAAGCCGTCTGCGGAAAAAG GCTTATGTTCAGCAGCTAGAAGCAAGTCGTTTGAAGCTTGTGCAGTTAGAACAAGAGGTTGACCGAGCTAGACAACAG GGTGTGTACATGGCTTCAGGAGTAGATTCAGCTTATCCAGGATATGGTGGATGTTTAAATTCAG GAATCGTTGCATTTGAGATGGAGTACGGGCACTGGATTGATGAACAGAATAGACAAATATGTGAGCTGAGGGCTGCTTTGAATGATCATAGAACTGACGTAGAGCTTCGCATCCTCGTGGAAAGTGGCATGAACCACTATTTGGAACTTTTTCGCATGAAAGCGGTTGCCTCAAAGGCCGATGTTTTCTATGTGATGTCCGGAATGTGGAGGACATCGTCGGAGCGATTCTTCCTGTGGATCGGGGGATTTCGTCCTTCAGAACTTCTTAAG GTTCTCATGCCTCAGCTCGACCCCTTGTCAGACCAACAATGGGCGTTTGTTTCCAACCTCAGGCAAGCTTGTCAACAGGCTGAAGATGCCCTAAAGCAAGGTCTGGATAAGCTCCAGCTCAACCTGGCCGAGGCTGTGGCCAGTGGTCATCTCGGCGAAGGGAATTACATCCCGCAGGTGGCTACTGCTTTGGAGAAATTGGAAGCTCTGGTCAGTTTTGTGAATCAG ACCATCTACGACAGGAGACGCTGCTGCAGATGTCCAACCACCTAA
- the LOC104415815 gene encoding transcription factor TGA4 isoform X1, with amino-acid sequence MNSTTTQFVSSRRMGMYDPIHQIGMWDENFKQNGNPNAPPALIIPMHANLDNQSEDTSHGSQDTAGKYEQETSKPYDKVQRRLAQNREAARKSRLRKKAYVQQLEASRLKLVQLEQEVDRARQQGVYMASGVDSAYPGYGGCLNSGIVAFEMEYGHWIDEQNRQICELRAALNDHRTDVELRILVESGMNHYLELFRMKAVASKADVFYVMSGMWRTSSERFFLWIGGFRPSELLKVLMPQLDPLSDQQWAFVSNLRQACQQAEDALKQGLDKLQLNLAEAVASGHLGEGNYIPQVATALEKLEALVSFVNQADHLRQETLLQMSNHLTTRQAARGLLALGEYFQRLRALSTLWATRPREPA; translated from the exons ATGAATTCGACAACCACTCAGTTTGTGTCCTCTAGAAGGATGGGGATGTATGACCCGATTCACCAAATTGGAATGTGGGACGAGAACTTCAAGCAGAATGGAAATCCTAATGCGCCGCCAGCTCTGATCATACCTATGCACGCGAATTTGGACAACCAG TCGGAGGATACTTCTCATGGATCACAGGATACTGCTGGCAAGTATGAGCAAGAAACATCGAAACCTTATGATAAG GTGCAAAGACGTCTTGCCCAAAACCGTGAGGCTGCGCGCAAAAGCCGTCTGCGGAAAAAG GCTTATGTTCAGCAGCTAGAAGCAAGTCGTTTGAAGCTTGTGCAGTTAGAACAAGAGGTTGACCGAGCTAGACAACAG GGTGTGTACATGGCTTCAGGAGTAGATTCAGCTTATCCAGGATATGGTGGATGTTTAAATTCAG GAATCGTTGCATTTGAGATGGAGTACGGGCACTGGATTGATGAACAGAATAGACAAATATGTGAGCTGAGGGCTGCTTTGAATGATCATAGAACTGACGTAGAGCTTCGCATCCTCGTGGAAAGTGGCATGAACCACTATTTGGAACTTTTTCGCATGAAAGCGGTTGCCTCAAAGGCCGATGTTTTCTATGTGATGTCCGGAATGTGGAGGACATCGTCGGAGCGATTCTTCCTGTGGATCGGGGGATTTCGTCCTTCAGAACTTCTTAAG GTTCTCATGCCTCAGCTCGACCCCTTGTCAGACCAACAATGGGCGTTTGTTTCCAACCTCAGGCAAGCTTGTCAACAGGCTGAAGATGCCCTAAAGCAAGGTCTGGATAAGCTCCAGCTCAACCTGGCCGAGGCTGTGGCCAGTGGTCATCTCGGCGAAGGGAATTACATCCCGCAGGTGGCTACTGCTTTGGAGAAATTGGAAGCTCTGGTCAGTTTTGTGAATCAG GCAGACCATCTACGACAGGAGACGCTGCTGCAGATGTCCAACCACCTAACAACACGGCAAGCCGCTCGGGGCCTGCTAGCCTTGGGGGAGTACTTCCAACGCCTCCGAGCTTTAAGTACCCTTTGGGCTACACGTCCCCGCGAACCCGCTTAA